A portion of the Mytilus galloprovincialis chromosome 12, xbMytGall1.hap1.1, whole genome shotgun sequence genome contains these proteins:
- the LOC143053503 gene encoding uncharacterized protein LOC143053503 — translation MTQQEFEISEIKQLQDDTHAALALLERDFPLSLQNLVTHLLHHIVDGIAENEPLYGRWLFPYERVNGWMSIQGLKKGGEEATIMETYVIYDWCVYMMLSQKMMPATSYTNSISNAAGFVREKMSNAISTDSVFTSIGRVEEFQIPGYLLEQMKNFDNTISSSMPSCAKKFHSLVVSNKSTLHHNVRYNGVSSQMN, via the exons ATGACTCAGCAAGAGTTCGAGATATCCGAGATCAAACAACTTCAGGATGATACCCATGCAGCCTTAGCCTTATTAGAAAGAGATTTCCCACTTAGCCTGCAG AATCTGGTTACACACCTTTTGCATCATATAGTGGATGGAATAGCAGAAAATGAACCACTTTATGGGAGATGGCTATTTCCATATGAAAGGGTAAATGGTTGGATGTCTATACAAGGATTAAAAAAAGGAGGTGAAGAGGCTACCATAATGGAAACATATGTG aTTTATGATTGGTGTGTGTACATGATGCTGAGTCAGAAAATGATGCCAGCAACCAGTTACACAAATTCTATCTCAAATGCTGCAGGTTTTGTTCGTGAAAAGATGAGTAATGCCATATCCACAGATTCTGTTTTTACAAGCATTGGCAGAGTTGAAGAATTTCAGATTCCAGGTTATTTACTAGAACAAATGAAGAATTTCGATAATACTATAAGTTCCTCAATGCCATCCTGTGCCAAAAAATTTCATTCACTGGTAGTTAGTAACAAATCAACATTACACCATAATGTGCGATATAATGGCGTTTCATCTCAAATGAACTAG
- the LOC143053502 gene encoding uncharacterized protein LOC143053502 → MSKSAMSNALQTEKSHLAQPNYLPPTFKEAKSLIKPLLMPLQKYDACINDCILFKSCDNGNFSDLASCPICQEPRKVKNSSQKVFHYMPIAPRLNRWFGTSNLCKLLYANKVYSNGKLCDFTDSNVYINWYTDQGVFGDHEEQQTVPLALFTDGVNPHKHLSTQKSMWPLLLTCINLPVQIRQLLGLMLLVGIIPSGRNGSEPKSLEPYIDLLVDEILKLTEFPTYNRYRNAPVKVKVALLQCLCDIPAYSKLLHLSGHSGLRSCGYCKETGIYCKHLSKTIQLSNRQFLPENHPLRSSNRFSNESVELKQQPVTYTNGEERHLREIFDNKPNRNQQNNFQKATGLKGKYSIMKLPYHDRNQQMQPDGMHTRADFIIHVMDLLNGKSDTKKVRLCDKHHQRFPHTWPQETAAEQVAIEPPSKKRKTMSSETFPPAP, encoded by the coding sequence ATGTCGAAGTCAGCTATGTCAAATGCTCTCCAGACAGAGAAGTCTCATTTGGCACAACCCAATTATTTGCCTCCAACATTTAAAGAAGCTAAAAGCTTGATAAAGCCATTATTAATGCCGTTACAAAAGTATGATGCCTGCATTAATGACTGCATTTTGTTCAAGTCGTGTGACAATGGAAATTTTAGTGACTTAGCTTCTTGTCCTATCTGTCAAGAACCACGCAAAGTAAAAAATTCCAGTCAGAAAGTTTTTCATTATATGCCAATTGCACCGAGACTAAACAGATGGTTTGGTACGTCAAATCTGTGTAAACTTCTTTACGCGAATAAAGTGTATTCAAATGGAAAGTTATGTGACTTTACAGATAGCAATGTCTACATAAACTGGTATACAGACCAAGGTGTATTTGGTGATCATGAGGAACAACAAACTGTACCACTAGCACTCTTTACAGATGGGGTGAACCCACATAAACATTTATCAACACAAAAGTCTATGTGGCCACTCTTGTTAACATGTATAAACTTACCTGTTCAAATCCGTCAACTTCTTGGTCTAATGCTTTTAGTAGGGATAATACCAAGTGGTAGAAATGGATCAGAACCAAAGTCACTGGAACCCTACATAGATTTGCTGGTTGATGAAATACTTAAATTAACAGAATTCCCTACATACAACAGATACCGCAACGCACCAGTAAAAGTGAAAGTTGCCCTTTTGCAATGTTTATGTGACATTCCTGCCTATTCAAAACTGTTACATTTAAGTGGGCATAGTGGTTTGAGATCGTGTGGCTATTGCAAGGAAACTGGTATTTATTGCAAACATTTAAGTAAGACTATTCAATTGTCAAATAGACAGTTTCTTCCTGAAAACCATCCTTTGCGTAGTAGTAACCGCTTCTCAAATGAATCAGTGGAACTGAAACAGCAGCCAGTCACATACACCAATGGAGAAGAACGTCATTTGAGAGAAATATTTGACAATAAACCAAACCGCAATCAACAGAATAATTTTCAGAAGGCGACTGGACTGAAAGGAAAGTACAGTATTATGAAGTTACCCTATCATGACAGAAACCAGCAGATGCAACCAGATGGAATGCATACCAGAGCAGATTTCATAATTCATGTAATGGACCTGCTGAATGGGAAATCTGACACCAAAAAAGTTCGTCTCTGCGATAAACATCACCAGCGGTTTCCACATACATGGCCACAAGAGACAGCAGCAGAGCAGGTTGCAATTGAACCAccatcaaagaaaagaaaaactatGAGTAGTGAGACTTTTCCGCCAGCCCCCTAG